Proteins found in one Aethina tumida isolate Nest 87 chromosome 1, icAetTumi1.1, whole genome shotgun sequence genomic segment:
- the LOC109600175 gene encoding uncharacterized protein LOC109600175, with product MSDTFNKVFDVVKKYLRENKDKNRLKKEISLERWLKVLISIQPNINKDLETYLCDIVADSSSWNGVNFVPKIVGEKLTEDGNPFGMSTRYSLACRYCLVAKIPKLFQELLTNYNPDIIKHMVFPPHLKKELLLLELDDNSPIDSYWSLLIDKNMKKIKKQNPEDGFYTAVQYFWYEGIVHFYNQCDYFLKSDLLSKCLVALVNTSKPVLEEGNILDFCMERIDKEDFSCIFELDRKRTHCLLILIIRNGRLDLFEKTFKSYRMKSATYDEYLEYLYLLAENFKKNIELEENWNTFMFLWELDYYEDYRLEMFKEHKMRKVFIDLLFYYLESEYNMNKIVELKNVIRYSSNNMNELKHLFIERIAETRGFTRERFIKYIYVFEKFMKYNQQRKIGFI from the coding sequence ATGAGTGATACGTTTAATAAAGTATTCGACGTCGTCAAAAAGTACTTGCGTGAGAATAAAGATAAGAATAGattgaaaaaagaaatatctCTGGAAAGATGGCTGAAAGTGTTGATAAGCATCCAACCGAACATTAATAAAGACCTGGAAACTTATTTGTGCGACATAGTTGCTGATTCGAGTAGTTGGAACGGCGTAAACTTCGTACCAAAAATTGTCGgtgaaaaattaacagaagATGGGAATCCTTTCGGTATGTCAACTAGATATTCACTTGCTTGCCGATACTGTTTGGTGGCTAAAATTCCAAAACTATTCCAAGAACTGCTCACCAATTACAATCCTGACATTATTAAACACATGGTTTTTCCGCCGCATTTAAAAAAGGAACTGCTTCTCTTAGAACTTGATGACAATTCGCCGATTGATAGTTACTGGTCACTTTTAATcgacaaaaatatgaaaaaaatcaaaaaacaaaacCCAGAAGATGGATTTTATACGGCCGTTCAATACTTTTGGTATGAAGGTATCGTGCATTTCTATAATCAATGCGATTATTTCTTAAAGTCTGATTTACTGAGTAAATGTTTGGTCGCACTGGTGAATACTTCGAAACCTGTTTTGGAAGAAGGCaacattttagatttttgtatGGAGCGAATTGATAAAGAAGATTTTAGTTGTATATTCGAACTTGATCGTAAACGAACACATTGtctattgatattaataatcagGAACGGTCGGCtggatttgtttgaaaaaacgTTTAAATCGTATCGAATGAAATCTGCAACGTATGATGAGTATTTGGAGTATTTATATCTGTTGgctgaaaattttaagaagaacATTGAGTTAGAAGAGAACTGGAACACTTTCATGTTTCTGTGGGAACTCGATTATTATGAAGATTATCGCTtagaaatgtttaaagaacataaaatgcGTAAGGTATTCAtagatttgttattttattacttagaaAGTGAATACAACATGAATAAAATAGTGGAATTAAAGAATGTCATACGGTATTCGTCGAATAATATGAATGAGTTGaaacatttgtttattgaaaGAATAGCCGAAACTAGAGGATTCACAAGGGAACGCTTCATAAAGTACATCTACgtctttgaaaaatttatgaaatacaaccaacaaagaaaaattggttttatttaa
- the LOC109600548 gene encoding ralBP1-associated Eps domain-containing protein 1 isoform X1, translated as MDELHLSDTFQRYFSDVFCVCDEDFSGKASQHKTIELIKSGNVPDEIIAQISEICWNGSTNNYLTRKQFFSALKLVAAYQANMSLKTDLVTQKLDLPLPRFTWNNLETENAVHDLIELRQDEALNSSYSEHVDATSTDSEADSDTLSVVRTDSPEASSAASDSPTPTNSVQDRSWAVTGAWHGLVSEEQRQLLGTEEESSDRHSSDDDTEVTSEVFVITPEQRDYYTKQFRSLQPDTNALLAGPVARTFFEKSRLPVHELRKIWQLADVTKDGALSLQEFNTAMHLVVLRRNFIELPDTLPAALMPGNETPLSVSPETEPILSPQTKDTAKEWTKFVDSPTSSVSSPGPKPVNFDFQKVTLDKDPKLVHPKPLRLTPETAPIQTEDQTDGGTIDMHSPKKFIDSTILSTVSHGVANINLGASGSSSAGGQNSAIQRPQPKKINLPGPGAIPPPPTSACAPEEGGPFSLPAFPPPKKEKPPPPPPRPFKTHGRSSSLDLNRHVHISFNHRLSKLGAPPTVPPRISPNIQASSSRKLINQRSEGDTAQVELDPDGAGAFANFDQFEKYENVPEGIFPGELYEAERKKLFAQFTSGAEAADDAPRKHGAFEIYRPTAKSKESQTVTAEDKAKWDLFMQLQEENTVLLRMCQELSQELADIKEEKLTLKVRLEKQLNGG; from the exons ATGGACGAGTTACACTTGTCGGACACATTCCAAAGGTATTTTTCGGATGTGTTTTGTGTGTGCGACGAGGATTTTTCCGGAAAGGCTTCCCAACACAAAACGATCGAACTGATCAAGTCCGGTAACGTGCCCGACGAAATAATCGCACAg atttcggAAATATGCTGGAACGGCTCCACCAACAATTACTTAACAAGAAAACAGTTCTTCTCCGCCCTGAAATTGGTGGCGGCCTATCAGGCGAACATGTCCCTAAAAACGGATCTGGTCACCCAAAAATTGGATTTGCCGTTGCCGCGCTTCACATGGAATAACTTGGAGACCGAGAACGCCGTCCATGATCTGATCGAGTTGCGACAGGACGAGGCGTTGAACAGCAGCTACAGTGAACACGTAGACGCAACCAGCACCGACTCGGAGGCCGACAGTGACACCCTGAGTGTAGTGAGGACTGATTCGCCTGAGGCAAGCAGTGCCGCCTCGGACAGCCCCACGCCCACCAACAGCGTCCAGGACAGAAGCTGGGCAGTGACCGGAGCTTGGCACGGACTCGTGTCGGAAGAACAGAGACAGTTGCTAG GTACGGAGGAGGAATCGTCAGATCGTCACAGCAGTGATGACGACACCGAGGTTACTAGTGAGGTGTTCGTGATTACTCCCGAGCAACGGGACTACTACACGAAACAGTTCCGATCACTGCAGCCTGATACTAACGCTCTGTTGGCGGGACCGGTGGCCAGGACGTTCTTCGAGAAGTCGCGTCTCCCTGTTCACGAACTGAGAAAGATTTGGCAGCTGGCGGACGTCACAAAAGATGGGGCGCTTAGCCTGCAAGAATTCAACACAGCCATGCATCTG gTGGTGTTGAGGAGGAATTTTATAGAACTGCCGGACACGTTACCGGCTGCTCTGATGCCCGGCAACGAAACCCCATTATCAGTTAGTCCGGAAACTGAACCGATACTGTCGCCACAGACCAAAGACACGGCCAAGGAGTGGACCAAGTTCGTCGACAGTCCGACCAGTTCGGTCTCGTCTCCCGGTCCCAAACCAGTCAATTTCGACTTCCAAAAGGTCACGTTAGATAAGGACCCCAAGCTAGTTCATCCAAAACCCTTAAG GTTAACACCCGAAACGGCACCAATCCAAACAGAGGACCAAACCGACGGCGGTACCATTGACATGCATAGTCCCAAGAAATTCATCGACTCCACCATTTTGTCGACTGTGTCGCACGGCGTCGCCAACATCAACTTAGGAGCATCCGGCAGTTCGTCGGCCGGCGGCCAAAACAGCGCTATCCAGCGGCCGCAGCCGAAGAAGATCAACTTGCCCGGACCCGGGGCGATTCCGCCGCCACCAACGAGCGCCTGCGCCCCGGAGGAGGGCGGTCCGTTCAGTCTTCCCGCGTTTCCGCCGCCCAAGAAGGAGAAACCACCCCCTCCACCGCCACGGCCCTTCAAAACGCACGGCCGCAGCTCCTCGCTCGATCTGAACAG ACACGTTCATATTTCGTTCAATCACAGACTGAGCAAGTTGGGCGCGCCCCCGACAGTGCCGCCTCGCATCAGTCCGAACATACAGGCGTCGTCGTCCAGGAAACTGATCAATCAACGGTCCGAGGGTGATACGGCGCAGGTCGAGCTCGATCCGGACGGGGCGGGCGCCTTCGCCAACTTTGACCAGTTCGAGAAGTACGAGAACGTGCCGGAGGGCATCTTTCCCGGCGAGCTGTACGAGGCCGAGAGAAAGAAGCTGTTCGCACAGTTCACGAGTGGCGCAGAGGCGGCCGACGACGCACCTCGCAAGCACGGCGCCTTCGAAATTTACAG ACCGACCGCGAAGAGTAAAGAGAGTCAAACAGTAACGGCGGAGGATAAGGCCAAATGGGACCTGTTCATGCAGTTGCAGGAAGAGAACACCGTCTTGTTGCGTATGTGCCAGGAACTCAGCCAGGAATTGGCGGATATAAAGGAGGAGAAGCTGACACTGAAAGTTAGACTTGAGAAGCAACTGAACGGCGGATAG
- the LOC109600548 gene encoding ralBP1-associated Eps domain-containing protein 1 isoform X2: MDELHLSDTFQRYFSDVFCVCDEDFSGKASQHKTIELIKSGNVPDEIIAQISEICWNGSTNNYLTRKQFFSALKLVAAYQANMSLKTDLVTQKLDLPLPRFTWNNLETENAVHDLIELRQDEALNSSYSEHVDATSTDSEADSDTLSVVRTDSPEASSAASDSPTPTNSVQDRSWAVTGAWHGLVSEEQRQLLGTEEESSDRHSSDDDTEVTSEVFVITPEQRDYYTKQFRSLQPDTNALLAGPVARTFFEKSRLPVHELRKIWQLADVTKDGALSLQEFNTAMHLVVLRRNFIELPDTLPAALMPGNETPLSVSPETEPILSPQTKDTAKEWTKFVDSPTSSVSSPGPKPVNFDFQKVTLDKDPKLVHPKPLRLTPETAPIQTEDQTDGGTIDMHSPKKFIDSTILSTVSHGVANINLGASGSSSAGGQNSAIQRPQPKKINLPGPGAIPPPPTSACAPEEGGPFSLPAFPPPKKEKPPPPPPRPFKTHGRSSSLDLNRLSKLGAPPTVPPRISPNIQASSSRKLINQRSEGDTAQVELDPDGAGAFANFDQFEKYENVPEGIFPGELYEAERKKLFAQFTSGAEAADDAPRKHGAFEIYRPTAKSKESQTVTAEDKAKWDLFMQLQEENTVLLRMCQELSQELADIKEEKLTLKVRLEKQLNGG, encoded by the exons ATGGACGAGTTACACTTGTCGGACACATTCCAAAGGTATTTTTCGGATGTGTTTTGTGTGTGCGACGAGGATTTTTCCGGAAAGGCTTCCCAACACAAAACGATCGAACTGATCAAGTCCGGTAACGTGCCCGACGAAATAATCGCACAg atttcggAAATATGCTGGAACGGCTCCACCAACAATTACTTAACAAGAAAACAGTTCTTCTCCGCCCTGAAATTGGTGGCGGCCTATCAGGCGAACATGTCCCTAAAAACGGATCTGGTCACCCAAAAATTGGATTTGCCGTTGCCGCGCTTCACATGGAATAACTTGGAGACCGAGAACGCCGTCCATGATCTGATCGAGTTGCGACAGGACGAGGCGTTGAACAGCAGCTACAGTGAACACGTAGACGCAACCAGCACCGACTCGGAGGCCGACAGTGACACCCTGAGTGTAGTGAGGACTGATTCGCCTGAGGCAAGCAGTGCCGCCTCGGACAGCCCCACGCCCACCAACAGCGTCCAGGACAGAAGCTGGGCAGTGACCGGAGCTTGGCACGGACTCGTGTCGGAAGAACAGAGACAGTTGCTAG GTACGGAGGAGGAATCGTCAGATCGTCACAGCAGTGATGACGACACCGAGGTTACTAGTGAGGTGTTCGTGATTACTCCCGAGCAACGGGACTACTACACGAAACAGTTCCGATCACTGCAGCCTGATACTAACGCTCTGTTGGCGGGACCGGTGGCCAGGACGTTCTTCGAGAAGTCGCGTCTCCCTGTTCACGAACTGAGAAAGATTTGGCAGCTGGCGGACGTCACAAAAGATGGGGCGCTTAGCCTGCAAGAATTCAACACAGCCATGCATCTG gTGGTGTTGAGGAGGAATTTTATAGAACTGCCGGACACGTTACCGGCTGCTCTGATGCCCGGCAACGAAACCCCATTATCAGTTAGTCCGGAAACTGAACCGATACTGTCGCCACAGACCAAAGACACGGCCAAGGAGTGGACCAAGTTCGTCGACAGTCCGACCAGTTCGGTCTCGTCTCCCGGTCCCAAACCAGTCAATTTCGACTTCCAAAAGGTCACGTTAGATAAGGACCCCAAGCTAGTTCATCCAAAACCCTTAAG GTTAACACCCGAAACGGCACCAATCCAAACAGAGGACCAAACCGACGGCGGTACCATTGACATGCATAGTCCCAAGAAATTCATCGACTCCACCATTTTGTCGACTGTGTCGCACGGCGTCGCCAACATCAACTTAGGAGCATCCGGCAGTTCGTCGGCCGGCGGCCAAAACAGCGCTATCCAGCGGCCGCAGCCGAAGAAGATCAACTTGCCCGGACCCGGGGCGATTCCGCCGCCACCAACGAGCGCCTGCGCCCCGGAGGAGGGCGGTCCGTTCAGTCTTCCCGCGTTTCCGCCGCCCAAGAAGGAGAAACCACCCCCTCCACCGCCACGGCCCTTCAAAACGCACGGCCGCAGCTCCTCGCTCGATCTGAACAG ACTGAGCAAGTTGGGCGCGCCCCCGACAGTGCCGCCTCGCATCAGTCCGAACATACAGGCGTCGTCGTCCAGGAAACTGATCAATCAACGGTCCGAGGGTGATACGGCGCAGGTCGAGCTCGATCCGGACGGGGCGGGCGCCTTCGCCAACTTTGACCAGTTCGAGAAGTACGAGAACGTGCCGGAGGGCATCTTTCCCGGCGAGCTGTACGAGGCCGAGAGAAAGAAGCTGTTCGCACAGTTCACGAGTGGCGCAGAGGCGGCCGACGACGCACCTCGCAAGCACGGCGCCTTCGAAATTTACAG ACCGACCGCGAAGAGTAAAGAGAGTCAAACAGTAACGGCGGAGGATAAGGCCAAATGGGACCTGTTCATGCAGTTGCAGGAAGAGAACACCGTCTTGTTGCGTATGTGCCAGGAACTCAGCCAGGAATTGGCGGATATAAAGGAGGAGAAGCTGACACTGAAAGTTAGACTTGAGAAGCAACTGAACGGCGGATAG